Within the Cryptococcus neoformans var. neoformans B-3501A chromosome 1, whole genome shotgun sequence genome, the region AGAGTGTCTCAACAGAGCAGGACGTCTTTGCTGACATTCCGCTTAGCGTGCCTACCGCCGAGGTGAGCAGAATCGCTGGAGAGAACTTGGCGCTTGGATGTCGGGACAGGGAGGAAATTGGGCGACGATCAGCACTTTCAACGACGAACATCAGTCGAATCGCCATCTCTACCCGATTATAACCCTGTCTCGATGTCCAGCGTTATTCtcaggaaggaagaagaaatagGAGACTGACAGGAAACTTTGTAGCAAATCGCCGTCCCTGAGACCTTGCTCAAGAAGAGGCGCACCAACGAGGCCAGCCGAGAGGCCAAGTTGGCCGCTGCCGCCGAGGCTAGGAAGGTGAGCATCTGTTTCCTTGCTGCGACTGTGGTGAATGGGGAAGGtgtggggaaggagggattGAAGAATTTGGACTGGATACTGTGGAACTCTTTGAAGTCCATTTTCATCCAGAATGATGCATAACACCGACGTCCGTCGGCTCACGGCTAGCTTCGACAATGCTGCTCGTAATTAACCATCTTTCGGGGCTGAACCAAATTTTTCGATTCTTCTGATCCTCTTTTTGGTGTGCCCAAGCTGACATGTGTCATCAGGCTCAGAAGGCCAAGAGAAAGGTCATTTTCAAGAGGGCCGACGAGTACGTCAAGGAGTACCTCAACgccgagaaggaggagatccGACTCAAGCGAGAGGCGAGGAAGACTGGTGACTTCTACGTCCCCGCTCAGCCCAAGGTCTACTTCGTCGTCCGACTTAAGGGGTGCGTTCGTTTTTCTTTGAATTCGAGACTCGCCCTCTGACGCTCCCCATAGTATCTCTAAGATTGCCcccaagcccaagaagATCCTCCAGCTTCTCCGACTCCTTCAGATCAACAACGGTGTCTTCGTTCGTGTCACCAAGGCCACCCAGCAAATGCTCAACCTTGTCAACCCTTACGTCACCTACGGTGAGGTTAACCTCAAGGCTATCCGAGAGCTTGTTTACAAGCGAGGCTACGCCAAGGTTGACGGTCAGCGAATCCCCATCACCGACAACGCCATCATTGAGAAGCAACTCGGCAAGTTCGGTATTATCTGTAAGTCGTCTACCTATGGCCTGCTGTCCAATATTTTTTCTGACCTCGTACAGGTCTTGAGGACCTCGTCCACGAGATTGCCACTTGCGGTCCCAACTTCAAGCAGGCCACTTCCGCTCTCTGGCCCTTCAAGCTCTCCAACCCCACCGGTGGCTGGAGGCCCAGGAAGTTCATCGGCTACGTTGAGGGTGGTGACGCTGGTAACAGGGAAAAGGCCATGTCCAAGCTCGTTCACCAGATGGTTTAAGGAGTTTGTGCGGGTGTCAGTAGCCTTTGGTAGAGGGATCTTGTGATCTGCCTTGGGATGTAGGGCAGGCTCAGGAAGCGGATGGATGGAGGGTTAGGATGATGcgtttctcttttctttgcaTGTAACCCAAATCCACAACTTGGCCTTGTGCATAAAGGTACTGATATACGTAGCATCGAGCAATGCTTTTCTGCTGCGAGTTTGCAAAGTCACACTGTATTGACAATATACTACAGCTCTAATCAATCAAGCAAAGCCCTTGTTGAATTGCAGCCCACAGCCCCGTCATCATGCCATGACGATTGGATACCGAGTAATGTTCCATTCTTTTTCAAGTCATCCCACGTTAGACCTCCAATTGGTGCTCCTGGCTTCAGTTCGGGGTGCTTGTCTGCTTGAGTTTGAGTCGTCCCTCTCGCTTCTAGATTTGGATGCGAAGTCACCCGTTCATAAGCATCACACGGGGCCTTATTGCCGTTGTCGCACTCGGCCAAAGTCGATCTTCCAACTTTAGTGTCTTGGCCCTTTATTTCAATATAAACCAAGGGCAGGACTTCGCTGACAGCAGCTGGCCATGCACTCGGTATGACATTGAAGAGGACATCCTTAACGGCGTCTTGGGTGTTTCCATCAAACCGCAACTGTAAAGAAATACAGGAAGGAGGGACTACGGAGAGGGATGGACATTCTTTCTGAATGAGCATGATTGTGTCCTGTGATGACGTTTTCATGGCAGCCCGTTCATGTCGGTCATTCGTGGTGCGATCAGTCATTACCCATGGGCAAATAAATGTTACAAAGCACTGACCTGGACAGAAGGCAACAATGGCCCGATGAAGGCTTCTTTCCTCAAAGGTGGTAAATAACGGGTCAAAccccccttcttcttattGACAGCTTTCTTTTTGGGTTTGGTAATGATGGGTTGACAAGGGGGTGGTGGAATCGGTGGACTAGGATTATTGCCATTTGCTTCGGGGCTAGTTGTTGTGGTCGTTGCGAGAGTAACTCTTGGGACGTCGAGGTTGTCAAACTCCATTTCACTAAGGGTGGGGCTGGACAATATCATGTTCGTTCTTCTGCTGACGGTCAGTTGGTTTAGTTTGTCTACTGCAAACTTTGCTTATTTTAGTTGCTTAGGATTTCCTAGTAGGAATGAGGGAAAGCATGTGCAGCCTTGCAGCGCTATAGCAAAACTGCTTTATCTAATCTACATCGCCCGCCCTACATCGTAACCATTGTTCGTTGACACCATTGCTACCTGCTCTTCCACTGTTCGTTGACTATGCTGAAGGGATGTTGACATGAAAGGACGGTAATAGGTCAAACAGACGACAGAAGTGTGCGTTATTCgacttttcttcctttcgtATTACGACATCGTAAGGTCTCACGATTTGAACCATATCATCCTTACCAATGAGAACAGTGGGTGAATGGTTAAAAGAGAGCGTGCGAAGCGAGCATGAAACGGGGTATGAAAAAGGATGGCGGGAAAGACTGTTGTGAAAGGCAAGGACCGTGGTATAAACGGTGCCAAATGATACCTTAACGTCCATACATAGTTTCAGGACTCCAAGTGAATGAAAGCCAGCATTTGGGCAAGGTGCGATAACAAGAGCCACCTGCAGATGCACATTCGAGCAAATATCCATGTAAAATTTGAGTCCTCTCGTTGTTGCATACACAAAAAGATCATCGACAAAGCACTGTCCGCCGTTACATAGAGAGCCCCACAAGGTCCAAAAAGCCCCAGAACACCCATTCCACGCATCGTATCCTCTCGTCTCCTAACTGATCCAGCAAAACGTCAACAAAATCATGAGACGTTAGAACCATTCCTCGCAGGACGGCATCAAATATAGCCAACCCTAGGTTGAGAAAAGAGACAGGTTGAGTGGTGAAAATAAGCAAAAGGCGCACGATTGTGAGTGAAAGCTcagaggagaggaggaagatatTTGCGCGGGAAAAGATTGCAAAGTgagcagatgatgataaagCATTGAAACCAGCTGCGCCAAAGAGGCGAATCATGAAGAGGGCGAATAGGACCATCTGAGCTGCTTTGTCCAACCCCAtatacttcttcttcaggaTGGCATCGTTCCTGACGGTCTGTACTCGAGGGGCACCCTCCAAGCCGTTATCCAAGCCCCAACCAGCAAGGAGATTCTCTAGACCGGTCTCCTCCTGACCAGCACGGGGAAACATACGCTGCTTATTTATCGCAAAACTGTCCCAATCGGCCTTTTTAGGATGTGAGACAGTatcgtcctcatcatctacaGCGGTCCACCCAGGGGGACGAGAGACGCCAGTCTTGCTAACGATCGGCGAAGGTTCCCAATCCATTGGCTCGGGTTCCGGTTCTTCGACAGGGcgttgaagagatggttgGCCAAACACAGGGTTGGGAGAGAGAGCTTGTGGGTGTTGGGCGTGGGATGAGAGACTGTGCAGACCGTCAAGTTGGGAAGCGTTTTGAGTAGTGAGATCTGTTTGAGGGGAGTGGGTTACGGGTACAGGCCGCACTAGTTTGATGGGTACTACTGGTCCAGGCCCTTGGGCGTAGTAAAAGAGGATAAAAAACGACTGCCATGATCTCAGTAGCCATCTCGGTAATTTCAAGGTCAACTTACCAGTGTTTCTACGGTCAACAGTGTCCACCCAATGACCAGCGGGATGGACCGCATATGTTCATTGCTATTATGTCTGGTTGCGCACAAAAGACAGCAAAAGGCGACAAGTCGTGTTGAAAGGGAAACAATCATGGGAAAAGTCTAAACTTGACGTGAGATATGTTGATTGCGTGACTAACAAACAGGGGCCGGCCCACCTTGAAAGCATGCTTTTTCTCCGCTTCATTTCTCGCTTGCTCGGGCCAGAGATCGAAAAGGACCCATAGGAGCATGGCGAGGTTACAGCTTGTAGACGTTACGATgagggaagatgggatAAACTCTTTTATGTCCGCTTCGCCTCCGTTCATATACCAGTTCCAGCCTGCCGATACATGTTAGCGTACTAAAAATCAACGGAATTGATCATAAGCGTACACATTGTTTGTTGGGAAAGGCCAGAAACCCAGGTGAGGATCCATAACGCGCACTTTATCCTCCAGTAACGCCTGCCCAACTCTGGGACGGTCACTTCGGGATCGCCCTTGGCAATCTGCTTCCCACGGGTCAGAGCCGATCCCCAGGCTTCCATTTGCGCTCGATGGTCAGATCTACGGAGTGCGTCGTCTACCGCAGGCTGACAGCTGGAACAAACAGGGGGGTAGCGAGCgtgaagggaagaaaggtaGTCGGAAAAGTTGGCGTAAAGTGTAGGATAAGAAGGGTCCTATACAGTATAAGGGTGAGATCTGaacagaagaggaaacTGTTTTTAAAAAAGGACTTACATCCTCATCCGGCAGATAATTGGCCAACAAGTTCATGACCAGCGTCTGGTTCGTCAGGCAATTCCGACAGAATGGCGAAGTTGACGATGATGCGGTCGGTAAATGGCTTGACGAAGGTTGGGCTGGTAGTCCGGGGAGAATGTCAGCAGATCAGACTGAGAAGAGCATATGGCTATATCTATAGCTTACCTCGTAGAGCAAAGGACTTGGAGTTGAACGTCGAGTTGTGCATAGCTGGGAGGTCAGACATCATCTCTCCGGCCTGTTGCCAGATGTCAGAAAGCCATCGTCGGGGATCTTTGGCTGGGGGGGCCAGCACGAGAAGGATACGCACAGCGTCACGAATGTTCCAGCATCCACATCGCTCGCACTGCCAATTCCACTTGGTACCGGGTTCTGCGATGCgttccttgccctttctGCCGGGCGAGGCGGGCGGGGGCACATGGGCGcgagggggaaggagggcaggggagaggcagaagaagcacTGTACTGGTTGTGGACGGGCGGACGGGCGGAGGAAGGGCATGTgcaaagaggaaagaatcATGGGCGGAGTGGAAAGGTGAACCAAACGAAAAGCCGCAACTTCCAACTCGTCTTGTCTCGTTTTCTTCCGCCCGCATCTCCTCGGCATATCCATACAACATCCATGAGCGCAGACAGCTACAACGTCAAGATCACCTCGGGCGTCCTCGTCACCTGGTACGCTGCCCCCCGCCTAACTCCCTCCCAGCCCGTGCTAACCGCCCCACAGCGACTCGGCCGCAAAGCAGATCTTGCTGCATTTGGACTCGATGCGGGACGGTCCCCACAAGTTTGTCATCCGTGACGGTCAGTTGCAGTTTGTGCCTGTCAACATGATGCAAGAGGCTCATACACGCTGCAGTTGACGAGAACCGTGTGATGGTCAAAAAGGAATACGTCGAAATGCTCAAAGACGAGCTTCAAAACGAGGTGTGACATTCTTCTGAAAACAGATATATACATCCCGAAACCAACCGATCAATACTAATTTACATTGTAGCTGGAGAAAAATACATATATTCAAGACCCTGACATATGACCCCTTGCTTCATTCGACTCGGTTCCTATCATTCGCCTGCAAGTTTCTCGATTCCATAGTCTGGCCACGTCCCTTTTCCCCCCCAAAATAGGGAGTAGCACACCATGAGCAGCCCCATACTAGTGACCGCCGGAGATGTGATGTAAAAGCTCGGTAGGGGTCGCGGTGGGACTGTATGCAACAGTCTCTAAAGGCGGGGGTCGAGCTTGTGTTTCGGCATCGAGACGGGGTTGGCATGATTGCTGGGGTGGTAAAACGGGGTCGGGTCGTTCGACAGTATCggtagtagtagtaggGCGGGCGGGAATGCGGAGGATAATTTTGGGTAGTGAAGTAGTCGTTGGGGTCGTCTGGATGGAAGGCGGGGACGGAGACTTGGACTTGGATTCCTGTACCGGTGGTGTGGATGCACTCTCTCCCAGTGACATTTTCGTCATGTCTTTGACAGCTTGTTCAATCCAGTCTCCCATTTCGTTCTCTCCGCCCACATCCGTTTTCACAGAGGATTGTGCGCCGAGCGTCTCATCCGT harbors:
- a CDS encoding 60S ribosomal protein L7 (Match to ESTs gb|CF191940.1|CF191940, gb|CF186990.1|CF186990, gb|CF193679.1|CF193679; HMMPfam hit to Ribosomal_L30, Ribosomal protein L30p/L7e, score: 94.3, E(): 3e-25); translation: MAPSTTVPTAEQIAVPETLLKKRRTNEASREAKLAAAAEARKAQKAKRKVIFKRADEYVKEYLNAEKEEIRLKREARKTGDFYVPAQPKVYFVVRLKGISKIAPKPKKILQLLRLLQINNGVFVRVTKATQQMLNLVNPYVTYGEVNLKAIRELVYKRGYAKVDGQRIPITDNAIIEKQLGKFGIICLEDLVHEIATCGPNFKQATSALWPFKLSNPTGGWRPRKFIGYVEGGDAGNREKAMSKLVHQMV
- a CDS encoding hypothetical protein (HMMPfam hit to REX1, REX1 DNA Repair, score: 45.0, E(): 2e-10); translated protein: MSADSYNVKITSGVLVTCDSAAKQILLHLDSMRDGPHKFVIRDVDENRVMVKKEYVEMLKDELQNEV